The following proteins are encoded in a genomic region of Bernardetia sp. MNP-M8:
- a CDS encoding TonB-dependent receptor plug domain-containing protein: MKKIYQIIFIISVLFFIGEQENLVFGQSEIVKMLEGKISCFQISSSSTKTDSTNQIVKDTTQAINNNKEERIFERNPRFCPSSFVANDGKPLYVIDGVPQENDSLVLIKINANDIESITILKGATATALYGCRAVNGVIIITTKKKEIKEEKIEKPVEEIKINIFPNPTSDFVNIDLDIKEKSEVEIQMYNLQTLESYEVVKGEYEVGKQTIKYQTDFLKNGIYNLKIKIGNQIIERKLVIEN, encoded by the coding sequence ATGAAAAAAATCTATCAAATCATTTTTATAATTTCTGTTTTATTTTTTATTGGAGAACAGGAAAATTTAGTTTTTGGGCAAAGTGAAATAGTCAAAATGTTAGAAGGTAAAATAAGCTGTTTTCAAATCTCATCATCTTCTACTAAAACAGACAGTACAAACCAAATAGTAAAGGATACAACTCAAGCTATAAATAATAACAAAGAAGAGAGAATTTTTGAACGTAATCCAAGATTTTGTCCTTCATCATTTGTTGCTAATGATGGTAAACCCTTATATGTAATAGATGGAGTTCCGCAAGAAAATGATTCATTAGTTTTAATTAAAATTAATGCAAATGATATTGAATCAATTACTATTTTAAAAGGAGCAACTGCAACAGCTCTTTATGGTTGTAGAGCAGTAAATGGTGTAATTATTATCACAACCAAAAAGAAAGAAATCAAAGAAGAGAAAATAGAAAAGCCAGTAGAAGAAATTAAAATAAATATTTTCCCTAATCCTACTTCAGATTTTGTAAATATTGATTTAGATATAAAAGAAAAATCAGAAGTAGAAATCCAAATGTATAACCTTCAAACTTTAGAGAGTTATGAAGTTGTAAAAGGAGAATACGAAGTAGGAAAACAAACCATTAAATACCAAACTGATTTCTTGAAAAATGGTATTTATAATCTCAAAATTAAAATTGGAAATCAGATTATCGAACGCAAACTTGTTATTGAAAATTAA
- a CDS encoding Glu/Leu/Phe/Val dehydrogenase → MVQTLTTPTNDSVMEIMQKMGHENLVFCQDEHSGLRAIIGIHSTVLGPALGGTRMWNYATSNEAVTDALRLSRGMSYKNSIAGLNLGGGKAVIIGDARTQKNEALLRRFGKFVESLNGKYITAEDVGMTTVDMSYIAMETKHVTGLDENRGGSGDPSPFTALGTYMGMKAAAKKMYGSDSLEGKKVSIQGAGHVGEYIIEHLSKEGAKIYVTDVYEDRLMDIAKKYKVEIVGLEEIYDLDVDIYSPCALGATVNDETLSRLKCQIIAGCANNQLKDETIHGNACLERGIIYVPDFLINSGGVINVYSEFASLPREWVVQKTERLYDMCLEVINTSVSENKNAQDVAIQIAQDRIDSIANIKTRR, encoded by the coding sequence ATGGTACAAACACTCACAACTCCGACAAATGATTCTGTAATGGAAATCATGCAAAAAATGGGACACGAAAATCTCGTTTTTTGTCAAGATGAGCACTCTGGTCTTCGTGCAATTATTGGTATTCACTCTACTGTTTTAGGACCTGCCTTGGGTGGAACTAGAATGTGGAATTATGCTACTAGCAATGAAGCTGTAACTGATGCACTTCGTCTTTCTCGTGGTATGTCTTATAAAAACTCTATCGCTGGACTTAATCTAGGTGGTGGAAAAGCTGTTATTATTGGCGATGCACGTACTCAAAAAAATGAAGCTTTATTGCGTCGTTTTGGTAAATTCGTAGAAAGCCTTAACGGAAAATACATCACAGCCGAAGATGTAGGAATGACAACAGTTGATATGAGTTATATTGCTATGGAAACCAAACACGTAACTGGTTTAGATGAAAATCGTGGTGGTTCGGGTGACCCTTCTCCATTTACAGCTCTTGGAACTTATATGGGAATGAAAGCAGCAGCCAAAAAAATGTATGGAAGTGATAGTTTAGAAGGCAAAAAAGTGTCTATTCAAGGTGCTGGACACGTAGGCGAATATATCATCGAACATTTATCAAAAGAAGGTGCAAAAATCTATGTTACTGATGTTTATGAAGATCGTTTGATGGATATTGCAAAAAAATACAAAGTAGAAATTGTAGGTCTAGAAGAAATTTATGATTTAGATGTAGATATTTATTCTCCATGTGCATTGGGAGCAACTGTAAATGATGAGACTTTGAGCCGTTTGAAATGTCAAATTATTGCAGGTTGTGCAAACAATCAGCTTAAAGACGAAACGATTCATGGAAATGCATGTCTTGAGCGTGGAATTATTTATGTTCCCGACTTTTTGATTAATTCAGGTGGTGTTATTAATGTTTATTCTGAATTTGCTTCACTGCCTCGTGAGTGGGTGGTTCAGAAAACAGAGCGTTTATACGATATGTGTTTGGAGGTAATCAATACTTCTGTTTCTGAAAACAAAAATGCTCAAGATGTAGCCATTCAGATTGCTCAAGATAGAATTGATTCAATTGCAAATATCAAAACTAGAAGATAA
- a CDS encoding pentapeptide repeat-containing protein, translated as MSEYIVSKSYQNEDFTENELPKGEYEECTFLNCIFSHSNLSHNTFINCSFENCDLSSAILGNTSFQETKFKNSKLLGLQFSDCNPFLLVLHFENCLIDFSSFYQLNLKDATFKNSTLKEVDFTECNLKNIAFQDCELVGAVFENTILEGTDFRNATNYSINLAKNKVKKAKFSSYGIKGLLDSYDILIE; from the coding sequence ATGTCAGAATATATTGTATCAAAATCATATCAAAACGAGGATTTTACAGAAAATGAGTTGCCAAAAGGAGAATATGAAGAATGTACTTTTCTGAATTGTATCTTTTCTCATAGCAATTTATCACATAATACATTTATTAATTGTAGCTTTGAAAACTGTGATTTGAGTAGTGCAATACTAGGAAATACCTCTTTTCAAGAAACAAAGTTCAAAAACTCTAAACTCTTAGGTCTTCAATTTTCAGATTGCAATCCTTTTTTATTGGTTTTACATTTTGAAAACTGTTTGATTGATTTTTCTTCCTTTTATCAACTCAACCTCAAAGATGCTACGTTCAAAAACTCAACACTAAAAGAAGTAGATTTTACAGAATGTAATCTCAAAAATATAGCTTTTCAAGACTGTGAACTAGTAGGAGCAGTTTTCGAAAATACAATTTTAGAAGGAACAGACTTTAGAAATGCAACTAATTATTCTATTAACCTAGCCAAAAATAAAGTCAAAAAAGCTAAGTTTTCAAGTTATGGAATAAAAGGACTTTTGGATAGCTATGATATTTTGATTGAATAA
- the trxA gene encoding thioredoxin codes for MDVKPSFQDIIQSETPVLVDFYADWCGPCQAMTPVITDFSSEMGEKVKVIKINVDTNPAVASTFNVRGIPTFIVFKNGEAVARQSGMMPLAGLRSMVDPHLVK; via the coding sequence ATGGACGTTAAACCATCATTTCAAGATATTATTCAATCAGAAACACCTGTTTTAGTAGATTTTTATGCAGACTGGTGTGGTCCTTGTCAGGCAATGACACCTGTGATTACTGACTTTTCTTCTGAGATGGGAGAAAAAGTAAAAGTAATTAAGATAAATGTAGATACCAATCCTGCTGTTGCTTCTACATTTAATGTGCGTGGAATTCCTACTTTTATCGTTTTCAAGAACGGAGAAGCAGTGGCTCGTCAGTCGGGTATGATGCCTCTTGCAGGTCTTCGCTCAATGGTAGATCCTCATTTGGTAAAGTAA